The following are encoded in a window of Massilia sp. R2A-15 genomic DNA:
- a CDS encoding DUF2141 domain-containing protein: MKLIQTMCCAALLATGPAGAADLTIHIDDVKAGGGSIKVAVYSSADTFLKSPAGAASAVAERDSVTVVLKDLPAGEYAFVLFHDANSNDKLDRNPLGIPTEDYAFSNNALGKMGPPSFEQARFALPAAGASMRVSLR, encoded by the coding sequence ATGAAACTGATCCAGACCATGTGCTGCGCCGCGCTGCTGGCGACCGGTCCGGCCGGCGCCGCCGACCTGACCATCCATATCGACGACGTCAAGGCGGGCGGCGGAAGCATCAAGGTAGCGGTGTACAGCTCTGCCGACACGTTTCTGAAAAGCCCGGCGGGCGCAGCCAGCGCCGTCGCCGAGCGCGATTCCGTCACCGTCGTGCTGAAGGATTTGCCGGCCGGCGAGTACGCGTTCGTCCTGTTCCACGACGCCAATTCGAACGACAAACTGGACAGGAACCCGCTCGGCATTCCAACCGAAGACTACGCGTTCAGCAATAACGCGCTCGGCAAGATGGGGCCGCCCAGTTTCGAGCAGGCCCGCTTTGCGCTGCCCGCCGCCGGCGCCAGCATGCGCGTCAGCCTGCGCTGA
- a CDS encoding cell division protein ZipA C-terminal FtsZ-binding domain-containing protein — protein MTDLQMSLIGGAVVFVGAVFVYNKWQEHKARRSVERAFSSEHDDVLMRSGDAPVPRQEPSFDLGAGSGGDSAARVEPELPDTVIGADDVEERANAAAEQATSLVDPLIDCLIPLALEIAVRGDKLIPALHTLRHVGNKPIHYIGLAVSGDWEPISHGGVYTKLQAGVQMASRTTALNELEYSELVTRLRTLADEIGAEPEIPDMIEVMGEAKNLHRFVAGHDAQLGVNLMSNGAPWAISTLIGALEKQGFDVRPDGRFAMPDGDGGVLFTLSTNVTLGADTTSHLTLLLDVPVVAPARDGFGSMVACARTLGARLDATLVDDSSQPLMDETLAEINGQVLEFYEEMAAADIPAGSTRALRLFS, from the coding sequence ATGACAGATCTTCAAATGAGCCTGATCGGCGGTGCCGTCGTTTTCGTTGGCGCCGTATTCGTGTATAACAAATGGCAGGAGCACAAGGCGCGCAGGAGCGTCGAACGGGCCTTCTCGTCGGAGCATGACGATGTGCTGATGCGCAGCGGCGATGCGCCCGTGCCGCGCCAGGAACCGAGCTTCGACCTGGGCGCCGGCAGCGGCGGCGACAGCGCAGCGCGCGTCGAACCCGAGCTGCCCGATACGGTGATTGGCGCCGACGACGTCGAGGAACGCGCCAACGCCGCCGCCGAACAGGCCACCAGCCTGGTCGATCCGCTGATCGACTGCCTGATCCCGCTGGCGCTGGAAATCGCCGTGCGCGGCGACAAGCTGATTCCGGCGCTGCACACGCTGCGCCACGTCGGCAACAAGCCTATCCATTACATCGGCCTGGCCGTTTCCGGCGACTGGGAGCCGATCTCGCACGGCGGCGTGTACACCAAGCTGCAGGCCGGTGTGCAGATGGCCAGCCGCACCACCGCGCTGAACGAACTCGAATACTCCGAACTGGTGACGCGCCTGCGCACGCTGGCCGACGAAATCGGCGCCGAGCCGGAAATCCCCGACATGATCGAAGTGATGGGCGAGGCCAAGAACCTGCACCGCTTCGTCGCCGGCCACGACGCCCAGCTGGGCGTGAACCTGATGTCGAATGGCGCCCCGTGGGCCATCTCCACCCTGATCGGCGCGCTCGAGAAGCAGGGCTTCGACGTGCGTCCGGACGGCCGCTTCGCCATGCCCGACGGCGACGGCGGCGTGCTGTTCACCCTCTCGACCAACGTCACGCTCGGCGCGGACACCACCTCGCACCTGACGCTGCTGCTCGACGTGCCGGTGGTGGCGCCCGCGCGCGACGGCTTCGGCAGCATGGTCGCCTGCGCGCGCACACTCGGCGCGCGCCTGGACGCGACCCTGGTCGACGACAGCAGCCAGCCTTTGATGGACGAAACCCTGGCCGAGATCAACGGCCAGGTGCTCGAGTTCTACGAGGAGATGGCGGCGGCCGACATACCGGCCGGCTCGACCCGCGCGCTGCGCCTGTTCAGCTAA
- a CDS encoding carotenoid oxygenase family protein, whose amino-acid sequence MNRRQLLASGAALGLLPATAFANPETYQRFHAALERDPTLAVYADMVGERSGDAAITGRMPADLEGVFFRNGPGRFELGGERYHHWFDGDGYAQRWQIAHGKVSHRGKFVATQKFTDESQAGQFLYPAFGTQLSRRGIKSNDTMNAANTNLLPFGGRLYALWEGGSAIELNPVTLDTVGIKTWRDDQKAMPFSAHPKIDQDGSMWNFGALPFGGRMALYHIGADGALLQASVVEVPQLAMVHDFVISAQHLIFLVPPFDLSPDTALSFADRHAWAGTRPMRAVVVSKATLQVRQVFELDPHMVFHFGNAFDDGQTTRLDAVLHDGNAIATLGALMRGERQSNLERSHTAQITLDYASGKAHQARLFGNSEFPRVMPQVAARRHRKLAVLSSAARNREYVFDTVNLIDTDTGKADSYRFDAGWQAEEHVLVPRRHARSETDGYLVGVAQDTRRGETVMTVFDAAHVGAGPLALARLGYRTPVCFHGNFLPA is encoded by the coding sequence ATGAACCGCCGCCAACTGCTTGCGTCGGGCGCCGCTCTCGGCCTGCTGCCCGCCACCGCATTCGCCAATCCCGAAACCTACCAGCGCTTCCATGCGGCGCTCGAACGCGACCCGACCCTGGCGGTGTACGCCGACATGGTGGGCGAGCGCTCCGGCGACGCCGCCATCACCGGTCGCATGCCGGCCGACCTCGAAGGCGTCTTCTTCCGCAACGGACCGGGCCGGTTCGAGCTGGGCGGCGAGCGCTACCACCACTGGTTCGACGGCGACGGCTATGCGCAGCGCTGGCAGATCGCCCACGGAAAGGTCAGCCATCGCGGCAAGTTCGTCGCCACGCAGAAATTCACCGACGAGTCGCAGGCGGGCCAGTTCCTGTATCCGGCGTTCGGCACTCAGCTCAGCCGGCGCGGCATCAAGAGCAACGACACGATGAACGCGGCCAACACCAACCTGCTGCCGTTTGGCGGGCGCCTGTACGCGCTGTGGGAAGGCGGTTCGGCGATCGAACTCAATCCGGTCACGCTGGACACGGTCGGCATCAAGACCTGGCGCGACGACCAGAAGGCGATGCCGTTCTCGGCCCACCCGAAGATCGACCAGGACGGCAGCATGTGGAATTTCGGCGCCCTGCCCTTTGGCGGCCGCATGGCGCTGTACCACATCGGCGCCGATGGGGCGCTGCTGCAAGCATCCGTGGTGGAAGTGCCGCAACTGGCGATGGTGCACGACTTCGTCATCAGCGCACAGCACCTGATTTTCCTGGTGCCGCCGTTCGACCTCTCGCCGGACACGGCCCTGAGCTTCGCCGACCGCCATGCCTGGGCCGGCACGCGGCCGATGCGGGCGGTGGTGGTGTCGAAGGCGACCCTGCAGGTGCGCCAGGTGTTCGAACTCGATCCACACATGGTCTTCCATTTCGGCAACGCCTTCGATGATGGCCAGACCACCCGGCTCGATGCGGTGCTGCACGACGGCAATGCGATCGCCACGCTCGGGGCGCTGATGCGCGGCGAACGCCAGTCGAACCTGGAACGCAGCCACACAGCGCAGATCACGCTCGATTATGCCAGTGGCAAGGCGCACCAGGCGCGCCTGTTCGGCAACAGCGAGTTTCCGCGCGTGATGCCGCAGGTGGCGGCACGGCGCCACCGCAAGCTGGCCGTGCTGAGCAGCGCGGCGCGCAACCGCGAGTACGTCTTCGACACCGTCAACCTGATCGACACCGACACCGGCAAGGCCGACAGCTACCGCTTCGACGCCGGCTGGCAGGCCGAGGAACATGTGCTGGTGCCGCGCCGCCATGCGCGCTCGGAAACCGACGGCTACCTGGTCGGCGTGGCGCAGGACACCCGGCGCGGCGAAACCGTGATGACCGTGTTCGATGCCGCGCATGTCGGCGCCGGTCCGCTGGCACTGGCGCGGCTGGGATATCGGACGCCGGTTTGCTTTCATGGTAACTTTCTGCCGGCTTAA
- the ligA gene encoding NAD-dependent DNA ligase LigA, whose product MAWLTAELNRHIYAYHVMDAPTIPDAEYDRMFRELQDLEAAHPEAASLDSPTSRVGATPIPEFKQVTHTVPMLSLNNGFSPEDVDNFDRRVREGLGVEQVDYNGELKFDGLAVSLRYEDGVFVQAGTRGDGATGEDVTVNIRTIRAIPLRLHGDAVPSVLEVRGEVLMYKADFAKLNQRQRDAGQKEYANPRNAAAGSLRQLDSRITSSRNLSFFSYGIGALEGAAMPESHSALLDWLAALGLPVSKERAVVTGAAGLMDYFTDIGKRRAGLAYEIDGVVYKVDRIEDQRKLGFISRAPRFAMAHKFPAEEALTEVLDIGVQVGRTGAITPVARLAPVFVGGVTIENATLHNESEVRRKDIRIGDTVIVRRAGDVIPEVVAYVPERRPANVREFVMPANCPVCGSAIVRPEDEAVARCSGGWTHCSAQKKGGLMHFVSRRAIDVEGLGDQLIEQLVDKGVIQTAADLYALDQDKLCALDRMATKSAQNVLAALEKSKDTTLARFIYALGIRNVGESTAKALAQHFGNLDALLHAAAFEGGIQLLEVADVGPVVARSIAEFLTDPENAALVAQLRTHLHWKEGAHVMKPTGALAGKTFVLTGTLPTLSRDEAAALIEAAGGKVSGSVSKKTAYVVAGDDAGSKLAKAQELGIAILDEGDLQALLKSSSTEPE is encoded by the coding sequence ATGGCGTGGCTGACCGCCGAACTGAATCGCCACATCTACGCCTACCACGTGATGGATGCGCCGACCATTCCGGACGCCGAGTACGACCGCATGTTCCGCGAGCTGCAGGATCTCGAAGCGGCGCATCCGGAAGCGGCGTCGCTCGATTCTCCGACTTCGCGCGTGGGCGCCACGCCGATTCCCGAGTTCAAACAGGTCACGCACACCGTGCCGATGCTGTCGCTCAATAACGGCTTTTCGCCCGAGGACGTCGACAACTTCGACCGGCGCGTGCGCGAAGGCCTTGGCGTCGAACAGGTCGACTACAACGGCGAACTGAAATTCGACGGCCTGGCCGTCAGCCTGCGCTACGAGGACGGCGTGTTCGTGCAGGCCGGCACCCGCGGCGACGGCGCCACCGGCGAGGATGTCACCGTCAACATCCGTACCATTCGCGCGATTCCGCTGCGCCTGCACGGCGACGCGGTCCCGAGCGTGCTGGAAGTGCGCGGCGAGGTGCTGATGTACAAGGCCGATTTCGCCAAACTGAATCAGCGCCAGCGCGACGCCGGCCAGAAGGAATATGCCAATCCGCGCAACGCCGCGGCGGGCAGCCTGCGCCAGCTCGACTCGCGCATCACATCCTCGCGCAACCTGAGCTTCTTCAGCTACGGTATCGGCGCCCTGGAAGGCGCTGCGATGCCGGAATCGCACTCAGCGCTGCTCGACTGGCTCGCCGCCCTCGGCCTGCCGGTATCGAAGGAACGCGCGGTGGTGACCGGCGCCGCCGGCCTGATGGACTACTTCACCGACATCGGCAAGCGCCGCGCCGGCCTGGCCTACGAGATCGACGGCGTGGTCTACAAGGTCGACCGGATCGAAGACCAGCGCAAGCTGGGATTCATCTCACGCGCGCCGCGCTTTGCGATGGCCCACAAGTTTCCGGCCGAGGAAGCGCTGACCGAGGTGCTCGACATCGGCGTGCAGGTCGGCCGCACCGGCGCGATCACGCCCGTGGCGCGCCTGGCGCCAGTGTTTGTGGGCGGCGTGACCATCGAGAACGCCACGCTGCACAACGAAAGCGAAGTGCGGCGCAAGGACATCCGCATCGGCGACACCGTCATCGTGCGCCGCGCCGGCGATGTGATTCCGGAAGTGGTGGCCTACGTGCCCGAGCGCCGCCCGGCCAACGTGCGCGAATTCGTCATGCCGGCCAACTGCCCGGTGTGCGGCTCGGCCATCGTGCGGCCCGAGGACGAGGCGGTGGCGCGCTGCTCCGGCGGCTGGACCCACTGCAGCGCGCAGAAGAAGGGTGGCCTGATGCACTTCGTGTCGCGCCGCGCAATCGACGTCGAGGGACTGGGCGACCAGTTGATCGAACAGCTGGTCGACAAGGGTGTGATCCAGACCGCTGCCGACCTGTACGCGCTCGACCAGGACAAGCTGTGCGCGCTCGACCGCATGGCGACCAAATCGGCGCAGAACGTGCTCGCCGCGCTGGAAAAATCGAAGGACACGACGTTAGCGCGCTTCATCTACGCGCTGGGCATTCGCAACGTCGGCGAATCGACGGCCAAGGCGCTGGCCCAGCACTTCGGCAACCTCGACGCGCTGCTGCATGCGGCCGCGTTCGAAGGCGGGATCCAGCTGCTCGAAGTGGCCGACGTCGGCCCGGTGGTGGCGCGCTCGATCGCCGAATTCCTGACCGACCCGGAGAACGCCGCGCTGGTGGCGCAACTGCGCACGCACCTGCACTGGAAAGAGGGCGCGCACGTCATGAAGCCGACGGGCGCGCTGGCCGGTAAAACCTTTGTGCTGACCGGGACGCTGCCGACGTTGAGCCGCGACGAAGCCGCGGCGCTGATCGAGGCGGCCGGCGGCAAGGTCTCGGGCTCCGTGTCGAAGAAAACCGCCTATGTCGTCGCCGGCGACGACGCCGGCAGCAAGCTGGCCAAGGCGCAGGAGCTGGGCATCGCCATCCTCGACGAAGGCGATTTGCAGGCACTGCTCAAATCATCATCCACGGAACCAGAATGA
- the def gene encoding peptide deformylase — translation MTVREILKMGDPRLLRVAEPVREFGTPELDALIADMFDTMHAANGAGLAAPQIGVNLQLVIYGFKDNQRYPEAPPVPETVLINPVLTPLSDEMDEAFEGCLSVPGLRGVVERYTRLHYEGVDQFGKPIVRDAEGFHARVVQHEVDHLLGILYPMRITDFSRFGYTSVMFPDLDPDDDE, via the coding sequence ATGACAGTCCGTGAAATCCTCAAGATGGGCGATCCGCGCCTGCTGCGCGTGGCCGAGCCGGTGCGCGAATTCGGCACGCCCGAACTCGACGCGCTGATCGCCGACATGTTCGACACCATGCACGCGGCCAATGGCGCAGGCCTGGCGGCGCCGCAGATCGGCGTCAATCTCCAGCTGGTGATCTACGGCTTCAAGGACAACCAGCGCTATCCCGAGGCGCCGCCGGTTCCCGAAACGGTGCTGATCAATCCGGTGCTGACGCCACTGTCGGACGAAATGGACGAGGCGTTCGAAGGCTGCCTGTCGGTGCCTGGCCTGCGTGGCGTGGTGGAGCGCTACACACGGCTGCACTACGAAGGCGTCGACCAGTTTGGCAAGCCGATCGTGCGCGACGCCGAAGGCTTCCATGCGCGCGTGGTGCAGCACGAGGTCGACCACCTGCTGGGCATCCTGTACCCGATGCGGATCACCGACTTCTCGCGCTTCGGCTACACCAGCGTGATGTTCCCCGACCTCGACCCGGACGACGACGAATGA
- the galU gene encoding UTP--glucose-1-phosphate uridylyltransferase GalU produces MKKITKAVFPVAGLGSRFLPATKAQPKEMLPIVDKPLIQYAVEEAVAAGITDMIFITGRNKRAIEDHFDTAYELESELEAAGKDELLNFVRNVIPKHVNCIYIRQSAPLGLGHAVLCARPVVGDEPFAVLLADDFMDTAEGQKPVLAQMTDVYGYEKCSVLAVQDVPRANTRQYGIVSATAYRPDLELVSGIVEKPQPEAAPSTLAVVGRYVLSPRIFDYLADIGAGAGGEIQLTDGIAALMASERVLAYRYAGQRYDCGSKLGYLQATTAMGLKHPETAAGFRAFLEQTHKELAAK; encoded by the coding sequence ATGAAAAAGATCACCAAGGCTGTCTTCCCCGTAGCGGGGCTCGGCAGCCGCTTCCTGCCCGCGACCAAGGCGCAGCCGAAAGAGATGCTGCCGATCGTCGACAAGCCGCTGATCCAGTACGCCGTCGAAGAGGCGGTTGCGGCGGGCATCACCGACATGATCTTCATCACCGGCCGCAACAAGCGCGCCATCGAGGATCATTTCGACACGGCCTACGAACTCGAAAGCGAACTGGAAGCGGCCGGCAAGGACGAACTGCTCAACTTCGTGCGCAACGTGATTCCCAAGCACGTCAACTGCATCTACATTCGCCAGTCGGCGCCGCTGGGCCTTGGCCACGCGGTGCTGTGCGCGCGCCCGGTAGTGGGCGACGAGCCGTTCGCGGTGCTGCTGGCCGACGACTTCATGGACACCGCCGAAGGCCAGAAGCCGGTGCTGGCGCAGATGACGGACGTCTACGGCTACGAGAAATGCAGCGTGCTGGCGGTGCAGGACGTCCCGCGCGCCAACACCCGCCAGTACGGCATCGTCAGCGCAACCGCGTACCGGCCAGACCTGGAGCTGGTGTCGGGCATCGTCGAAAAGCCGCAGCCTGAAGCGGCGCCATCGACGCTGGCGGTGGTCGGGCGTTACGTGCTGTCGCCGCGGATTTTCGACTATCTTGCCGACATCGGCGCCGGCGCGGGCGGCGAGATCCAGCTCACCGACGGCATTGCCGCACTGATGGCGTCCGAGCGCGTGCTGGCTTACCGCTACGCCGGACAGCGGTATGATTGCGGCTCCAAGCTCGGCTACCTGCAGGCGACGACGGCGATGGGCCTCAAGCATCCCGAAACCGCCGCCGGATTCCGCGCCTTCCTCGAGCAGACCCACAAGGAGCTGGCGGCAAAATGA
- the smc gene encoding chromosome segregation protein SMC: MRLSSIKLSGFKSFVDPTNFQVPGQLVGVVGPNGCGKSNIIDAVRWVLGESKASELRGESMQDVIFNGSTHRKPAGRSSVELVFDNSDGKAAGQWGQYAEIAVKRTLTRDGTSTYYINGQPVRRRDIQDIFLGTGLGPRAYAIIGQGMISRIIESRPEELRVFLEEAAGVSKYKERRRETENRLNDTRENLLRVEDILRELNANLEKLEAQAVVANRFHSLQADQEEKQKLLWLLRKNEAQAEQTRYFREMEQAQTGLEEQTAKLRHVELELEHMRQAHFAVGDRLHQAQGHLYQTNSEIGSLEAQIKFVIESRSRLQNQLATLEAQRNQWQAQSQDYQEQLGEAEYTLEELGARVEQAQMAAEAQSDSLPALDAAWRAAQHTTTESRSRIMQAQQQIELSSAHQRNASNILAGLATRRERLQQEKNGLNLPDSAHLENLRLQLEEKQQALEEQTMVLEEATEQQERLEQERAAAQAQVNAEAAANAQLEARLAALKQMQERVQTEGKVQPWLKKHELDGLPRLWQKLHVEQGWETALEAVLRERTAALEMSNIEWAKAFFADAPPAKLALYAPSLAAAAPLQIPGFRTFASLLKINEPGLRGVLDDWLHGVYVAEDTASAFSARASLPPGGSFVTRQGHVVTASSVRFYAADAEQDGMLARQQDIDNIGKQLRAQALLADEARARSVRADAAVAELQRRMQDSRLRIGALTQSVHALQIEVVRQSEIEARFNQRSTQIHADLAEIAMQEEEQQQVRMEAEEKFEQLDMELAELQGAHEDGQTAFLAQEQALADAREKLRELERAAQEAQFAEKSQRSKIEELRRNIATATQQAAQVAESLELGRQELESLESGAASDGLQDLLDRRSGQERALSDARHELDQITQQLRHAEESRMAAERSLQPQRDKISEMQLKEQAARLNQEQFAEALKAVDADEAALQEKLQPEMKAQYLQGEVTRLTNAISMLGAVNLAALDELAQASERKNFLDSQNADLTEAIVTLEDAIHKIDKETRDLLQDTFDKVNLHFSELFPILFGGGNARLVMTGDEILDSGVQVMAQPPGKKNATIHLLSGGEKALTATALVFSMFRLNPAPFCLLDEVDAPLDDANTERFCRMVKRMSEHTQFLFISHNKIAMEMANQLIGVTMQEQGVSRIVAVDMESAAGMVDGLQAA; encoded by the coding sequence GTGCGTCTCTCTTCCATTAAATTGTCGGGATTTAAGTCTTTCGTCGATCCCACCAATTTCCAGGTACCCGGCCAACTGGTCGGCGTGGTCGGTCCCAACGGTTGCGGCAAGTCGAACATCATCGACGCCGTGCGCTGGGTGCTGGGCGAATCGAAAGCGTCGGAGCTGCGCGGCGAGTCGATGCAGGACGTGATCTTCAACGGCTCGACCCACCGCAAGCCGGCCGGGCGCTCCTCGGTCGAGCTGGTGTTCGACAACAGCGACGGCAAGGCCGCCGGCCAGTGGGGCCAGTACGCCGAGATCGCGGTCAAGCGCACCCTCACGCGCGACGGCACTTCCACCTATTACATCAACGGCCAGCCGGTGCGCCGGCGCGACATCCAGGACATCTTCCTCGGCACCGGCCTGGGTCCGCGCGCCTACGCCATCATCGGCCAGGGCATGATCTCGCGGATCATCGAGTCGCGACCCGAAGAGCTGCGCGTGTTCCTCGAGGAGGCCGCCGGCGTCTCGAAGTACAAGGAGCGCCGCCGCGAGACCGAGAACCGCCTCAACGACACGCGCGAGAACCTGCTGCGGGTCGAGGACATCCTGCGCGAACTGAACGCCAACCTGGAAAAGCTCGAGGCGCAGGCGGTTGTCGCCAACCGCTTCCATTCGCTGCAGGCCGACCAGGAAGAGAAGCAGAAGCTGCTTTGGCTGCTGCGCAAGAACGAGGCGCAGGCCGAGCAGACGCGCTACTTCCGCGAGATGGAGCAGGCCCAGACCGGCCTCGAAGAGCAGACGGCGAAGCTGCGCCACGTCGAGCTCGAACTCGAACACATGCGCCAGGCCCACTTCGCCGTCGGCGACCGTCTGCACCAGGCGCAGGGCCACCTGTACCAGACCAATTCCGAGATCGGCAGCCTGGAGGCGCAGATCAAGTTCGTCATCGAGTCGCGCAGCCGGCTGCAGAATCAGCTGGCGACGCTGGAAGCCCAGCGCAACCAGTGGCAGGCGCAAAGCCAGGACTACCAGGAGCAGCTGGGCGAGGCCGAGTACACGCTGGAAGAACTGGGCGCGCGCGTCGAACAGGCGCAGATGGCGGCCGAGGCGCAGTCGGACAGCCTGCCGGCGCTCGACGCCGCATGGCGCGCGGCGCAGCACACCACCACCGAATCGCGCTCGCGCATCATGCAGGCGCAGCAGCAGATCGAGCTGTCGTCGGCGCACCAGCGCAATGCGTCGAACATCCTGGCCGGGCTGGCCACGCGGCGCGAACGCCTGCAGCAGGAAAAGAACGGCCTGAACCTGCCCGACAGCGCGCACCTCGAAAACCTGCGGTTGCAGCTGGAGGAAAAGCAGCAGGCGCTGGAAGAGCAGACGATGGTGCTGGAAGAGGCCACCGAGCAGCAGGAGCGCCTGGAGCAGGAGCGCGCCGCCGCCCAGGCGCAGGTGAACGCCGAAGCGGCCGCCAACGCGCAGCTCGAAGCGCGCCTGGCGGCCCTGAAGCAGATGCAGGAGCGGGTGCAGACCGAGGGCAAGGTCCAGCCCTGGCTGAAGAAGCACGAACTCGACGGCCTGCCGCGCCTGTGGCAGAAGCTGCACGTGGAGCAGGGCTGGGAAACCGCGCTCGAAGCGGTGCTGCGTGAACGCACCGCGGCGCTGGAGATGTCCAACATCGAGTGGGCAAAGGCCTTCTTCGCCGATGCGCCGCCGGCCAAGCTGGCGCTGTATGCGCCGTCGCTGGCCGCCGCGGCGCCATTGCAGATCCCGGGCTTCAGGACCTTTGCCAGTCTCCTGAAGATCAACGAACCTGGCCTGCGCGGGGTGCTGGACGACTGGCTACACGGCGTGTACGTCGCCGAGGACACGGCCAGCGCCTTCTCGGCGCGCGCCTCGCTGCCGCCGGGCGGCTCCTTCGTCACGCGCCAGGGACATGTCGTCACCGCGTCGTCGGTGCGCTTCTACGCCGCCGACGCCGAGCAGGATGGCATGCTGGCGCGCCAGCAGGACATCGACAACATCGGCAAGCAGCTGCGCGCTCAGGCCTTGCTGGCCGACGAAGCGCGCGCGCGCTCGGTGCGCGCCGACGCCGCCGTGGCCGAACTGCAGCGCCGCATGCAGGACTCGCGCCTGCGCATCGGCGCCTTGACGCAATCCGTGCATGCCCTGCAGATCGAGGTGGTCAGGCAGTCCGAGATCGAGGCGCGCTTCAACCAGCGCAGCACGCAGATCCACGCCGACCTGGCCGAAATCGCCATGCAGGAAGAAGAGCAGCAGCAGGTGCGCATGGAGGCCGAGGAAAAATTCGAACAGCTCGACATGGAGCTGGCCGAACTGCAGGGCGCGCACGAAGACGGCCAGACCGCCTTCCTGGCGCAGGAACAGGCGCTGGCCGACGCGCGCGAGAAGCTGCGCGAACTGGAGCGGGCGGCGCAGGAAGCGCAGTTCGCCGAGAAGTCCCAGCGCAGCAAGATCGAGGAACTGCGCCGCAATATCGCCACCGCCACGCAGCAGGCGGCGCAGGTCGCCGAGAGCCTGGAGCTTGGCCGGCAGGAGCTCGAGTCACTGGAATCGGGCGCCGCCAGCGACGGCCTGCAGGACCTGCTGGACCGCCGCAGCGGCCAGGAGCGCGCGCTGTCCGATGCTCGCCATGAGCTTGACCAGATCACGCAGCAGCTGCGCCACGCCGAGGAATCGCGCATGGCGGCCGAGCGCAGCCTGCAGCCGCAGCGCGACAAGATCTCCGAGATGCAGCTCAAGGAACAGGCCGCGCGTCTGAACCAGGAGCAGTTCGCCGAAGCGCTGAAGGCGGTCGACGCCGACGAGGCCGCGCTGCAGGAAAAGCTGCAGCCGGAGATGAAGGCGCAATACCTGCAGGGCGAGGTCACGCGCCTGACCAACGCCATCTCGATGCTGGGCGCCGTCAACCTGGCGGCGCTGGACGAACTGGCGCAGGCGTCCGAGCGCAAGAACTTCCTCGATTCGCAAAACGCCGACCTGACCGAGGCGATCGTCACGCTGGAGGACGCGATCCACAAGATCGACAAGGAAACGCGCGACCTGCTGCAGGACACCTTCGACAAGGTCAACCTGCACTTCTCCGAGCTGTTCCCGATCCTGTTCGGCGGCGGCAACGCCAGGCTGGTGATGACGGGCGACGAAATCCTCGACTCCGGTGTGCAGGTGATGGCCCAGCCGCCGGGCAAGAAGAACGCCACCATCCACCTGCTGTCCGGCGGCGAAAAGGCGCTGACGGCAACCGCGCTGGTGTTCTCGATGTTCCGCCTGAATCCCGCGCCATTCTGCCTGCTCGACGAGGTTGACGCGCCGCTCGACGACGCCAACACCGAGCGCTTCTGCCGCATGGTCAAGCGCATGTCCGAGCACACCCAGTTCCTGTTCATCTCGCATAACAAGATCGCCATGGAGATGGCCAACCAGCTGATTGGAGTGACGATGCAGGAGCAGGGCGTCTCGCGCATCGTCGCGGTGGACATGGAGTCCGCCGCCGGCATGGTCGACGGCCTGCAGGCGGCGTAA